GGGGCTAAATGTGCTGACCAATTCGGCAGGATCGCTCTCTTCGGTACGAGCTAGGTAACTGGCGTGGTCGAACCGGAGTACCATGGCGGTAGAACCATTTTGGGTGTCCGTGGCTGTGATCCATGCACTGTTGCCATCGCTAGAAAACACTACATCCGTGAGTAGCATTTTGTGATTGGCACCGACTGGGATTGTGGTGGTGGTTTGGGTTTGCCAGTCGTAGATATGTATCGTGTCATACCGCGACAAGATGAGAGCATAGTCACCGCTTGGGTGAAAAACGACGCGAAGCGCCGAGTCGAATCCGGCCAGGGCTATTCGCTCATAGGAGTAGGTGCCTGGCGCGGGTGTTTCGAAGGGGTCCCCTGTATCCGTTTCATCTGGTTCGGTTGGATCGGATTCTGGGGTATCTGTGTCGCCGCTTGGATCTGAGATATCGGTAATATCTGTTTCATCATCGTCGCCCCCGGTGCCAGGGTTTGACGCATCGGATTCATCGGTGGAATCTGAGAGGTCGGCGCTTGTCGGTTCACAATGGGGAACACCTTCATCAGGCTCGGTTGGGTCGGTGGCATCGCTGTTTTCGCTATTGCTGGGAACGTCCTGACCCATAGCATCGTTGTTTTCCGGATAAGTAGCCGGACGGTGCGATTGTCCACATCCGATGATAATCATAAAAAAGGCTAATACCCTGATATCTTTAAGTTTCATTCTCTTAATTCCCCATGAAAGATTGAAGTGGTCTAATCAAAGCGGTCCAATTGGTCAATTCAAGATCATGGGATTACGGTGCGAAATGGGTTCGGCCACAAGGTTTTCCATGGTTTTGGGCCAATTTTGAGCGTTTCGAATAATTGAGGGAGGACCTTGGAGTAAGTCACCTCAGCCGAGGCTCGCTCTTGTCATTTGATTCACGGGTGAATGTGAGAAGCAAAGCCAGCGAAGATGGTTAGTCGCGACTTTCCTGTTCAACTTGTTCGAGAACAGCGCCTATAGCGTTTAAATCAGTACTTACCGCCTCCACGATATCGGAGATCGGTAACTCGTTCTCTGAGATTTGTTGGAGGAGCCCAACCCGCATAGCCGCTTGAAGCAGTGACTTCTTAAGAGCGGCCTTGATCGCAGGCGGTAGATTCTTACGAACCATAATCATTTCACCTGGGATAGGCGGTGTGTAGGCTAGAATACGAGTTGCCCGATGTTTTTCAGCGGTTCTTGTCCACACGAGGTCGCGGCAGTCGTCGAAACATGCACCAGCATGAACCCACCTTCGTTTCACAGCTTCAGCGACTTTTTCGTGGCTGCCAAACCATTTGATACGCACATCTCGGCTGGGCTTAAGTCCTGCATCAAGCATCATTTTTCGTGGGTATATTCCACCACTGGTGGAGTTGGGTGAAACCATTCCAACGTTCTTTCCACGGAGGTCGGAGATGGACTTAATTTTACTTGAACGGGATACAAACGTAATTCCCGTATAAGAACGTTTCCCGGCACGCTCAATAAGGGCAAGTGGTTCGTATTGTTCTCGTCCTAAATAGCAGAGGGTCGGGCCAGCATTGAATATCTCATAAGCGCCGCTGCGGATTCCTTCTTGAAACTCTTGGTAACCGGGTTCCTGAAACATTCTTATAGGCACCTGAGCGCTTTGTCCCATGTGCAGGGCCAACGGACGCCATCTATTGGATGCCTCCTTAGCTGCTGGGGCTCTGGCGAACCTCATGGCTGCGGTTTTAACCTTTGATTTGAACTCAAGGTCGGCGATACCAGCTGGTGCCAAGTTGGTTAGCTGCGATATTTTTTCGTCAAGCTCTTTTAGATCTTGAGGGCCGCCTTTGAAAACGAGGTAACCCTTAGCGCTTACAATGAACACCTGGGGTGTGGTTTGGACCATGTAGCGGTTTGATACAACGCCGAAGGGGTCAGCCAACTGTTTGAGCATCGCTCCTGGAACAGGGGCAGCCAGCGCCGATTTACCTTGTTCTTTTGCAATGGCTACAACGCCGATATCCGCACCTGCGTACGATTTTGAAAGTTTGTCCATCCGAACCAAGAATGCCTGCGCTTCGGCATCCCATGATGAATAAAACCCAATCACCATAGGCTTCCCACTGAATGCGATATTTTCTTCTTGGCCGTTTGAATTAACGCCTCCTACAGGAGGAGCCAAATCACCCAGAAACAAACCCGCGGGCTGCGTGGTGGCGATGGAGGCCGTGATGAGTGTAAAGAAAAGAAAGTTCACCAATGCCTCCGTCAATCCAACCGAATAATCTGAAATTCGACGCGGCGGTTTACGGCGCGGCCAGTCTCAGTGTCATTGGAACGTAATGACTTCTCTTCACCGTAACCTACAGCTCGTAATCGTTTGGCCGAAATACCGGCCCCAATCATGTATTTCATGACTGATTCAGCACGCGATTGCGAAAGCGAACGGTTGTATTCCGCATCGCCGGAGCTATCGGTATGGCCTCGGATTTCAACCAGACGAATGTCGTCTGAGTTGCGTAGGACCTCGATCACGGCTTCAATAATCCCGAGTGATTGGGATAAGAGCTTCGCCTTCCCGAGCTCGAAGAGAATCTTTCCGTGGAATCGAATGAAGTCTCCTTGACGGGCCGCGATACACTGATTCTTAGGGTCTGATGGGCAGGAGTCATCGGTGTCGAGTGTCCCATCTTTATCGTTATCGAGTTCAGGGCAGCCGTCACTGTCTTCAAACCCGTCCATATCTTCGGCTTCCATAGGGCACTTGTCATCGGCATCTAAAACGCCGTCATAGTCGTTGTCGACTTCAGGGCAGCCATCGGAATCATCAAATCCATCTCTATCTTCCGCTTGCCCGGGACACTCGTCTTTAACATCGGGAATGAGATCGTTGTCGTTGTCCGGGTCGTTACAACCGTCGGTGTCCTCGAACCCGTCTAGATCCTCGGAGAGGTCGGGGCATTTATCCTCTGTGTCGGCGATCCCGTCCATATCGTTGTCGAGTTCTGGACAGCCATCGTCGTCCGCAAACCCGTCGGCATCTTCTGGAACGCCAGGGCAGTGGTCCAAGCCATCTCTCAGTCCGTCTCCGTCGGTATCAATGTTGTCTGGGTCAATCATGTCGAAGTCGTAGCGAAGGCCGGCGGCAACTCGAAGTCCAGAGGAACCAGGTCCATCGCTTAGGCTGGATTGGGCTGACAAAGTGTACTGGATACCGGACTCACCGGTATGAGAAACGAGCAGGGCGATGTCGGTGCCTGAGGTATTGTGGCCTTCTAAAGGATTTTCAGTGTCGTTTGGGTTGATGGAATCTTTGGTGGCCATCGCTCCGTTTAGGGTTGCTGCTAACTGCCACGCATCCCAAACTGGGGACTCGAGTGCTAATCCATAAGTGAAAGTATTGCTGGCAAGAGCATCAAACATCTGAACGGTGGGGCGTATTTGGTATCCAAGGTTAACCGCAAACCGAGCTCCTTCCATAACCACATCGGCCACAATCCGTGGCTCTACACGAAAACTGCTTTGGGTCTGAGGTGTGGCATCGGGGTTTCGAGGAAGGTTGATGACAGCTTCGCCTTCACCTCTTAAACCTGTGGGGTTTCCGGTTGGTAGGTGAGCCACCACCAAGGCCGCAAGCCCAAAATCTCCGAGTGCCTTTTCAGGGTGTAGACGTGTACGTAGAGCCAGTTTGATATCGCCTAAGCCATACCCACCTAATTCTGTTTGGGTTCGTCCTAAGCTTGAACCATTTACATCAAGGTTGTTGATGGTCGGAATGGAGACGCCAATGTCAACCCAGTCCAATATACCGAGAGTGATTGAGAAATCTAATTTGAGTTGCGACCCAATAACACGGGTAAGCTCGGGAACTCTCGGGTTTGCATCACCGGCACTGCCATCGCTTAAACCAA
This sequence is a window from Deltaproteobacteria bacterium. Protein-coding genes within it:
- the phnD gene encoding phosphate/phosphite/phosphonate ABC transporter substrate-binding protein, encoding MNFLFFTLITASIATTQPAGLFLGDLAPPVGGVNSNGQEENIAFSGKPMVIGFYSSWDAEAQAFLVRMDKLSKSYAGADIGVVAIAKEQGKSALAAPVPGAMLKQLADPFGVVSNRYMVQTTPQVFIVSAKGYLVFKGGPQDLKELDEKISQLTNLAPAGIADLEFKSKVKTAAMRFARAPAAKEASNRWRPLALHMGQSAQVPIRMFQEPGYQEFQEGIRSGAYEIFNAGPTLCYLGREQYEPLALIERAGKRSYTGITFVSRSSKIKSISDLRGKNVGMVSPNSTSGGIYPRKMMLDAGLKPSRDVRIKWFGSHEKVAEAVKRRWVHAGACFDDCRDLVWTRTAEKHRATRILAYTPPIPGEMIMVRKNLPPAIKAALKKSLLQAAMRVGLLQQISENELPISDIVEAVSTDLNAIGAVLEQVEQESRD